Sequence from the Hamadaea flava genome:
GCACGACCGCCTCGGCCGGGCCGAGGCGCCCGCCGACGATGATCTCGGCGTCGAGCCGGTCCTTGGCCGGGTCGACGCCGGGCCGGGTCGCCCCGGCGGTCGGCGAGATCCGGCTGACCACGATGAGGCGGCAGGGGTGCGACGCGGCGGCGATCGTCGCCGCGTCCTCGACCGCGCGTACGCGTGCCTCTTCGACCACGACGACCAGCGTCAAGGCCAGTCCGCTCGCGACGCCGCCGGCGGAGTGCCGTTCGGCGGCGAGCTTGCGGACGACCTCGGCCCCGGTAGTGTCCCAGAGAGCCAGCATTGTTCAGTCCTCCTATGCCCGGCGCCAGGTGCGGCCCTCGCGGGCCAGCATCTCGTCCGCCTCGATCGGCCCCCAGGTACCGGCCCGGTAGGGGTCGGGTTTGGTGCCGGCCCACGCCTCTTCGAGCGGGTCGACCACCCGCCAGCTCTCCTCGACCTCGTCGGCGGTCGGGAACAGCGTCCGGTCGCCGATGAGGACGTCCAGGACGAGCCGCTCGTACGCCTCCGGGCTGGCCTCGGTGAAGGCCTCGCCGTAGGAGAAGTCCATCGCGATGTCGCGCAGCTCCATCGCGGTGCCGGGGACCTTCGAGCCGAACTTGAGCACGACGCCCTCGTCCGGCTGCACCCGGATGACCAGCTGGTTGTTGCCGAGCAGTTCCACGTCGTCGGGGTTGAACGGCAGGTGCGGCGCCTTCTTGAACAGGATCGCCACCTCGGTGACCCGGCGCGGCATGCGCTTGCCGCAGCGGATGTAGAACGGGACCTCGGCCCAGCGCCGGTTCTGGATGCCCAGTTCGACGGCCACGTAGGTCTCGGTCGTCGAGGTCGCGGGGACGTCGGACTCCTCCAGATACCCGGCCACCGGCTCGCCGGCCACCCAGCCCGCGGTGTACTGGCCGCGGACGGTGCCGGTGGCGATGTCGCTGGGCAGCTTGATGGCCCGCAGCACCTTCAGCTTCTCCGCCCGGATCTCGCTCGCGTCGAAGCTCGTCGGCTCCTCCATCGCCACCAGTGCGAGCAGCTGCAACAGGTGGTTCTGCAGCACGTCCCGCGCGGTGCCGACCGAGTCGTAGAACGCCGCCCGGGTGCCGATGCCGACGTCCTCGGCCATCGTGATCTGCACGGAGTCGACGTACTTGGTGTTCCAGACCGGCTCGAACAGCGCGTTGGCGAACCGCAGCGCCAGGATGTTCTGGACGGTCTCCTTGCCGAGGTAGTGGTCGATGCGGAAGACGTCCGGCGCGGTGAACACGTCGTCGACGAGGTCGTTGAGCTTCTTCGCCGACTCCAGGTCGTTGCCGAACGGCTTCTCCACGACCACCCGGCGCCAGCCGCCGGACTTCTCGTTGCTCGCCATGCCGGTCCGCTCGAGCTGCTTGAGCACGGTCGGGAAGGCGGCGGGCGGGATGGAGAAGTAGAACGCGGCGTTGCCCTTGATGCCGTGCGTCTCCCGCAGGTCGTCCAGCGTGGCGGCGAGATGGTCGAACCCGGCGTCGTCGTCGAACGCGCCGGCCACGAACTTGATGTTGCCGACCAGCCGCTGCCACACCTCCTCCCGCCACGGCGTACGCGCGTGCTCCTGGGCGTGCTGGCGGGCGAAGTCCTCGAAGTCGCCGTCACCCCAGTCCCGCCGGGCGTACCCCAGGACGACGAAGCCGGGCGGCAACATCCCCCGGTTCGCCAGGTCGTAGATCGCGGGAATGAGCTTCTTGCGGGACAGGTCGCCGGTCACGCCGAAGATGACCAGGGCGCAAGGTTCGGGAATGCGGGGCAGTCGCCGGTCCTGCGGATCGCGCAGGGGGTTGCGCGGCCCCGTCTCTTCCTTTCTCCGGGCGAGGGACACGTCAGGCTCCCAAGATGCGGGCGGCGTCGAGGAGGCGGGCCACCCCGGCGCGCCGGTCGTTCAAGTGCAGGTGCAGCAGCGGACGGCCCCGCCCGGCCAGCGCCTGCCGGTCGCCGGCGGCCTGTGCCGCCTGCAGCTCGCCGAAGGTGTAGGGGCGCCCCGGAACCGGGAGGTCGTCGGTGACCGCGCCGGTGATCTGGAGGAACGCGCCGACCTGCGGGCCGCCCTTGTGGAACTGGCCGGTCGAGTGCAGGAAGCGCGGCCCCCAGCCGAACGTGACCGGCCGGCCGGTAGCGGTGGCCAGCAGTGGGCGTACCTCGGCGGCCTGGGCGTCGGCGACCCGGTCCAGGTAGGCCATGACGGCCACGTAGCCGTCCGGGCCGACCTGCTCGGTCAGCCACCGCAGGGCGGACTCCACATCGGACACCTCGGCCGAGGAGTAGCCGGCGACCGGGCCGTCGGTGAAGGTGGCCGCCACCATCGGCGTACCGGACTCCAGGATCTTCTTGGTGTTCTCCTTGGACTCCGTCACATTCGGCTGGTCGAACGGGTCGATCCCGATGACCCGGCCGGCGATGGCGGTGGCGTACTCCCAGGCGAGGAACTGCGCGCCGAGCGGGCCGTTGACCGCCACGGTGCCCGGCGTCGCCGGAGCGGTGACGTCCTGCGGCCCGCCGACCAGCACGGTCAGCACGTCGTCGCCGGTGGCGCCGGGCGCGGTCGGCGACTCCACCACGACAGGCAGGATGCCGAGGCCCTGCTTGCCGGTGGACTCGGCGATCAGCTGCTCGGCCCAGTCGCCGAGGCCGACGATGCCGCTGCCGTCCTCGGCCAGGCTCACCTTGTCCCGGCCGGCCTGCGCGGCCGCTCCGAGCAGGGTGCCGAGCGCCAGCGCGGGATTGCCGTCCGCCTCGGCCAGGCTCGGCGTCAACGCCTGCGCCTGGTCGAGCAGGTCGGCCACGTCGACCCCGGCCAGCGCGGTGGGCACCAGGCCGAACGCGGTCAGCGCCGAGTAGCGGCCGCCCACGTTCGGGTCGGCGAGGACGACGAACGCGCCCATCTCGCGCGCGGTCTGCTCCAACGGGGAGCCCGGATCGGTCACGATGACGAACCGGCGGCCCGCCTCGGCCTCGCTGAGCCCGGCGTCCAGGAACGCCTGCCAGTACGCCCGCCGGTGGCTGTCGGTCTCGACGGTCGACCCCGACTTGCTCGCCACGACGACGACGGTCCGGTCCAGCCGGTCGGCGATGGCCGCGCGTACCTGATGGGGGTCGGTCGTGTCGAGGACGGTGAGCGGACGGCCGAGCGTACGCGAGATGACCTCCGGGGCCAGCGACGAGCCGCCCATGCCGGCCAGCACGACGTGATCCAGGTCGGCCAGTTCCGTGGCCAGCTCGGCGAGCTGGGGGAGCAGGGCACGGCTGATCTCGGCGGCGTTCAGCCAGCCGAGCCGGACGGACGCCTCAGCCTCGGCGGCCGGACCCCACAGCGAGGGGTCCTGAGCCGCCAGTTTCGCCGGTACGCCCGCCGCGACCAACTCGTCCCGGGCCTGGGTCGCGACCGGGGTGTCGACGCTGTCCGCCCGGACCGCCAAGCCCGCCGCGAATTCGACCTCACTCATGCCTGCTCCAGCTTCGCCGCGATCCCGTCGAGCAGCTCGGTCCAGCTGGTCTCGAACTTCTCCACACCTTCGGTCTCGAGCACCTCGACGACGTCGTCCATGTCGACGCCGACCGCACGCAGATCGTCGAGGACCTGCTGGGCCTCGACGAAGTGGGTCGTGATGGTGTCGGCCGAGACGGCCGAGTGGTCGTCGGCGGCCCGCATCGTCTTCTCGGGCATCGTGTTGACGGTCCCCGGCGCGATCAACTCGTCGACGTAGAGCACGTCGGAGTAGTCCGGGTTCTTCGTGCCCGTCGACGCCCACAGCGGACGCTGCGGCCGTGCTCCGGCCGCCTTCAGCGCCGCCCAGCGCTCGCCGCCGGCCACCTCCAGGAACGCCTGGTACGCCAGCCGGGCGTTGGCCACGGCGGCCTTGCCTCGCAGCGCCAGTGCCTCGGGCGTACCGATCTTCTCCAGGCGTTTGTCGACCTCGGTGTCCACCCGGGACACGAAGAACGACGCGACCGACTCCAGCTTGGTCAGGTCGTGCCCGTTGGCCTTGGCCTGCTCCAGCCCGGTCAGCCAGGCGTCCATGACGGCCCGGTAGCGCTCCAGCGAGAAGATCAGCGTCACGTTCACGCTGATCCCGTGGGCGAGGGTCTGGGTGATCGCCGGCAGACCGGGTTCGGTCGCCGGGATCTTGATGAAGAGGTTCTCCCGGTCCACCAGCCACCACAGCTGCTTCGCCTCGGCGACGGTCGCGTCGGTCGCCATGGCCAGCCGTGGGTCGACCTCGATCGAGACGCGGCCGTCGGTGCCCTCGGACGCGTCGTACGCCGGACGCATGACGTCACAGGCCCAGCGCACGTCGTACGTCGTGATCATCCGGGCTGCCTCGTCCACCGTCACCTTGCGTACGGCGAGGTCGTGCAGCTGCTCGGCGTACAGCTCGGAGCCCGCCAGCGCGGCGGCGAAGATGGTCGGGTTGCTCGTGACGCCGACGACGTGCTGCTCGGTACGCAGCTTGTCCAGCCCGCCGCCTGCGCCACTGTGGTCGGTCCCGGCCGTCCTCCGGTCCTCCGGGCTCACGCCCTTCGGCCCGATCGAGCGACCGGAACCAACAAGCCGTTCCCGCGAGATGTCGTCCAGCCACACCGCTACCCCAGCGGCGGAGAGCTTCGCAAGGTTGCCTGCCATCACCAGTCTCCTCAGTTCCCGGTCGTCTCACCCTTGATGGCGCCGATGCGCGACAGGCTCGCGCGCGCGGCCGCCACCACGTTGTCCGGCGTGAAGCCGAACTTCTCGAACAGCACCTGGTAGGGCGCGGACGCGCCGTAGTGCTCGATGCTCACCGACTCGCCGTCCGGGCCGACCAGGTCGCGCCACGACATCTCGACGGCCGCCTCGACGCTGACCCGGGCCCTCACGCTCGGCGGCAGGATCAGGTCGCGGTACTCCCGGTCCTGCGCCCGGAACCACTCCTGGCACGGCACCGAGACGACCCGGGTGGCCAGCCCATCGGCCTCCAGGCGCTCGCGCGCGGTCAGCGCGATCGGCACCTCGGAGCCGGTGGCCATGATGATCACCTGCGGCTTGCCGTTGCCCGCCTCGGCCAGGACGTACGCGCCCTTCGTGAAGTCCTCGTAGGACACGCTGGCCGGGTCGAGCACCGGCAGCGCCTGCCGGGTCAGCACCAGGCCGGTCGGCCGGTCGACGTGCTCCAGCGCGGCGCGCCACGCGTACGCGGTCTCGTTGGCGTCGGCGGGGCGGACGACGTCCAGCCCCGGGATCGCCCGCAGCGCCGAGAGGTGCTCGATCGGCTGGTGCGTCGGGCCGTCCTCGCCGAGGCCGATGGAGTCGTGCGTCCACACGTAGGTCACCGGCAGGCCCATCAGCGACGCGAGGCGTACCGAGGGCCGCATGTAGTCGCTGAAGACCAGGAAGGTGCCGCCGTAGGGCCGCGTCTTGCCGTGCAGGGCGATGCCGTTCAGGATGCCGCCCATGGCGTGCTCGCGGATGCCGAAGTGCAGCGTCCGGCCGTACTCGTGACCGGGGAACTCCTTGGTCGCGAACTCGGCGGGGATGAACGACGGCTCGCCCTTCATCGTCGTGTTGTTGCTCTCCGCGAGGTCGGCCGAACCGCCCCACAGCTCCGGCAGGACCGGCGCCAGCTTGTTCAGCACCTCGCCCGAGGCGGCCCGGGTCGCGATCGCCTTGCTGCCCGCGGGCCACTCCGGCAACGACGCGGTCCAGCCTTCCGGGAGCGTACGCGCGAGGAGGCGCTTGAGCAGCGCCGCGCGCTCCGGGTTGGCCGTGCTCCAGGCGTCGAACCGCTGCTGCCAGGCGGCGTGGAGGTCGCCGCCCCGGTCGCCGACCGCGCGGGCGTGCGCGAGTACTTCGTCGTTGACGTCGAAGCTGGCGTCGGGGTTGAAGCCGAGGATCTTCTTCGTCGCGGCGACCTCGTCGGCGCCCAGGGCGGAACCGTGGATCTTGCCGGTGTTCTGCTTGTTCGGCGCGGGCCAGCCGATGATCGTGCGCAGCGCGATGAAACTCGGCCGGTCGGTCTCGGCCCTGGCGTCCTGCACGGCCTGCCAGAGCGCCTCGACGTCCTCCTCGTACTTGCCCGTACGCGTCCAGTCGACGCGGGCGGTGTGCCACCCGTACGCGGCGTATCGCGCGACTACGTCCTCGGACTTGGCGATGCGGGTGTCGTCCTCGATCGAGATCTCGTTGTCGTCGTAGATCATGATGAGGTTGCCGAGCTTCTGGTGGCCGGCGATGGCGCTGGCCTCGTGGCTGATGCCCTCCTCGATGTCGCCGTCGGAGGCGAAGACGAAGATGTTGTGGTCGAAGATGCTCTGGCCGACGGCGGGCTCCGGGTCGAGCAGGCCGCGCTCGCGGCGGGCCGCCATCGCCATGCCGACCGCGTTGGCGATGCCCTGGCCGAGCGGGCCGGTGGTGGTCTCGACGCCGCGAGTGTGCTTGTACTCGGGGTGACCGGGAGTCAGCGAGCCCCACTGCCGCAACTGCTGCAGATCCGACAGCTGAAGGCCGTAGCCGCTCAGGTAGAGCTGAATGTAGAGGGTCAGGCTGCTGTGCCCGCAGGACAGCACGAACCGGTCCCGGCCCAGCCAGTGCGGATCGGCCGGATCATGCCGCATCACCTTCTGGAAGAGGAGGTACGCCGCCGGCGCCAGGCTCATCGCGGTGCCGGGATGCCCGTTGCCGGACTTCTCGACCGCGTCCATGGCCAGCACCCGGATCGTGTCGACGGCGCGCTTATCAAGATCAGACCAACTCAACTCGGCCACGGTGCTTCCTGCTCCCTGCATATGTGATGGTCCGGCCAGCGCTCGCGGCTGTTCGCCAGATGTGCAGGAACAGCGTGAGCTTCCGGCCGGAGTGTGTCTCGGGCGGCCACGGTGTCGCCTTTCCCCTCAGACCCTACAGATCGTGTGCACGGTGCGTACGCGATCTCCCTCACTTCCCCCGGGCGCGCCGTGCTATGCGGATCGCGGCCCGGCAGGGTGCCGTTGGTTCCGGTCGAGCCCGGTCCTCGCGGCTGACCACGCCGCGTCGAGCCGGACCGGCCGGTGGTGTGATCGGTCGCACCTCGGCGGGGCTGAAAAGGTCTGCGCTGGTGCTTGGCTTACCCTCTAGCGGTGAGCACGCTCGCCGCTGAGCCGGCCTCTCCCGTAGATCTCCCCCCACGCGACTCCGCCACCGACGAACCCGCGGTCATCGAGGGTTCGCACGCGCGACGTTCCGTGCGTGCCGTCGTCTCGGCGTACGTGGCGCTGACCAAGCCCCGCATCGTCGAGCTGCTGCTCGTCACGACCGTCCCGGCGATGATGCTCGCGGCCGGCGGCGTGCCCTCGATCGGGCTGATGCTGGTCGTGCTCGTCGGCGGATCGCTGGCGGCCGGGGCGGCCAACGCGCTCAACTGCTACATCGACCGCGACATCGACCAGCTGATGCGGCGTACGTCGCGGCGGCCGCTGCCGCGGCACACCGTGTCGCCGCGGTCGGCGCTCGTCTTCGGGCTGGTCCTGGCGGCGGTGTCGACCCTGCTGATGGCGGTCTTCACGAACTGGCTGGCGACCGCGCTGACCGTCGCGGCGGTCGTCTACTACGACGTCGTCTACACCCTGTGGCTGAAGCGCACCACCTGGCAGAACACGGTGTGGGGCGGCGCCTGTGGGGCGGCCCCGGTGCTGATCGGCTGGGCGGCCGTGACCGGCTCGCTGTCGTGGGCGGCCTGGCTGATGTTCGCCATCGTGTTCCTGTGGCAGCCGCCGCACTTCTACGCGCTGGCCATCAAGTTCAAAGACGATTACGCGCGGGCGGGCATCCCGATGCTGCCGGTGGTCCGCTCGCTCCAGCGTGTCGGCCTGGAGAGCGTCGTCTACACGGCGCTGACCCTGGTGGCGTCGGTGGCGTTGTGGCCGTTCGGGATGAGCTTCATCTATGGCGTTCCCGCGATCGTGCTCGGCGTGCTGTTCCTCAAGCAGGCCTGGGACCTGTACGGTCAGGCCCGCCGGGGCGAGAAGGTGCGACCGATGAAGATGTTCCACTGGTCCACGACGTACCTCACGTTGCTCTTTGTGGCAATCGCCATCGATGCCGTAATCTGACGTAGCTGTCCGGACACGCCCGATTTGCTGGGGGCGAAAGAATCATGCCAGTTTGATGGTGTGCTATGTCCGGTATTGGCCGGGATGAAAGTGGACATTCCCCGTTAACCCCGCTGACCCCGCGTCGTAACACGTGTCACAGAAGGCCCTCGAACGCGCCGCGGTCCGTGACGTTCTGCTTATCGTCATGGCATGGCAGATGGTTCCGATACGACTCTCACCCTCGAATCTCCGGCCCTGGAGAAGACCCTCGTCTCCGGGATCAAGGGATTCGCCGGTGAGCACGGCGGGGCGAAGGCGGTCATCGAATTTCTCGGGCGGCGCGGCGCGCGCGTCGTACTCGTCGGCAACGACGGCGGCTGGGGAGACCTGGTCGCGCCGAGCACCGATGTCGCGCGAGCCGCGTGCGAGGAGGCCGGGGTGCCGGTGGAAAACGGCTGGGAGCGCGAGCTCGTCGAGCTGATGCGGCCGAGCAACGACCTGTGGCGTTCGATGGGCCGGCGGCAACTCGCCCGCTGATCGTTCGGCACAGCCCCTCTTGTAATCTTTGCAGCGTGAATAACCCCTTACTCGTAGGCGACGCGACCCGGGCCCAGGCCCGGGTCGCTCTCGTTACCTGCCGGGATCTTCCGGCGCTGGAGGACGACGACCGCCTCCTGCTCGCCCCGCTGGCCGAGCGCGGCGTGACCGCGGAACCGGTGAGCTGGGACGACGCCGAGGCCGACTGGGCCGCCTACGATCTGATCGTCCTCCGCTCGCCGTGGGACTACTTCTACCGCTACGCCGAGTTCCTGGAGTGGATCGGGCGGCTGCCCGCCGGCCGGGTGCTGAACCCCGCCGGCGTCGTGCGATGGAACACCGACAAGCGGTACCTGCGCGAGCTGGCCGAGGCCGGGGTGCCGGTCGTGCCGACGCAGTGGATCGACGCGGGGGACACGTTCACCCCGCCCGCCGGGGAGTACGTCGTCAAGCCGGCCGTCAGCGCCGGCAGCAAGGACACCGGCCGGTACGGACCGGACGACACCGACCTGGCCCGGGCCCACGTCCAGCGGCTCCAGCAGGCCGGCCGGCTGGTCATGGTGCAGCCCTACCTGCCCGCCGTCGACACGTACGGCGAGACCGCGCTGCTGCACTTCTCCTCGCCGGAGAGCGGAGAGCTGGAGTTCAGCCACGCCATCCGCAAGGGACCGATGCTGGCCGGGCCGGACACCGGGACCGACGGCCTCTACGTGCCCGAGGCGATCACCGCCCGGGACCCGTCCGAGGCGGAGTTCGCGCTGGCCAAGCAGGTGCTGGCAGCTGCTCCGACAGGGCTGCTCTACGCTCGCGTGGACGTCATCCCCGGCATCGACGGGTCGCCCGTCCTGGTGGAACTGGAGCTGACCGAGCCCAGCGTCTTCCTCGCGTACGCGGATGGAGCCGCGGAGCGGTTCGCCGACGCGATCGTGGCGCGCCTGAGCTGATCAGGCAGGGGAATCGCCGAAGGCGCGGGCCTCGTCGAGACCGTCGCGCAGCCGCCGCTGGAGATCCTCCAGGCAGCCGGCCGTGTCGTCGGCCTTCTCCTGGGCCACCGCGAGCAGCTCGGCCGCGCGCTCGAACAGCGGCGCGGCCTTGGCCGGTTCACCCTGCCGGACCAGGGCCGCGATCGACTCGACGACCTGCCCGGCGGCTTCGGCGTACCTGATCGCGCCCCAATAGTCGAGATCCGCCTCGGCGCTGAACGCCGTTTCGACCGCGCCAGCCAGCGCCGCGGGGTCGATCACGGCACGCCGGCGCAGAGAGGGGGACACGCCGCACATCATGCACCGCCCGGTGCCTGCGGTCACGACCTTTCTCGGGCACCGGTCGCGTTTGCAACCGTCAAGTTATCTTCCAGTGACCGACCGGCTGACTGACGGACCAATGGCACGGGTCGGGCCGGGAGCACCGCCCACCACACGCGCAGCGCGGCGATCCAGACCAGACTCGCGCCGAACATGTGCACGCCGACGAGCACCGGCTGCAGATGCGTGAAGTACTGGACGAACCCGATGACGCCCTGTCCGGCCAGGACGCCCAGCAGGACCAGGGTCGCGGCCGCGGCGGCGGTCGCGCGGACCGCCCGCAGGGCCAGCCAGGCCGCGGCGGCCAGGCCGAACAACAGGAACACCAGGTCCGCGTGGACCTGCGAGATCTGGGC
This genomic interval carries:
- the zwf gene encoding glucose-6-phosphate dehydrogenase → MSLARRKEETGPRNPLRDPQDRRLPRIPEPCALVIFGVTGDLSRKKLIPAIYDLANRGMLPPGFVVLGYARRDWGDGDFEDFARQHAQEHARTPWREEVWQRLVGNIKFVAGAFDDDAGFDHLAATLDDLRETHGIKGNAAFYFSIPPAAFPTVLKQLERTGMASNEKSGGWRRVVVEKPFGNDLESAKKLNDLVDDVFTAPDVFRIDHYLGKETVQNILALRFANALFEPVWNTKYVDSVQITMAEDVGIGTRAAFYDSVGTARDVLQNHLLQLLALVAMEEPTSFDASEIRAEKLKVLRAIKLPSDIATGTVRGQYTAGWVAGEPVAGYLEESDVPATSTTETYVAVELGIQNRRWAEVPFYIRCGKRMPRRVTEVAILFKKAPHLPFNPDDVELLGNNQLVIRVQPDEGVVLKFGSKVPGTAMELRDIAMDFSYGEAFTEASPEAYERLVLDVLIGDRTLFPTADEVEESWRVVDPLEEAWAGTKPDPYRAGTWGPIEADEMLAREGRTWRRA
- a CDS encoding heme o synthase, translating into MEGSHARRSVRAVVSAYVALTKPRIVELLLVTTVPAMMLAAGGVPSIGLMLVVLVGGSLAAGAANALNCYIDRDIDQLMRRTSRRPLPRHTVSPRSALVFGLVLAAVSTLLMAVFTNWLATALTVAAVVYYDVVYTLWLKRTTWQNTVWGGACGAAPVLIGWAAVTGSLSWAAWLMFAIVFLWQPPHFYALAIKFKDDYARAGIPMLPVVRSLQRVGLESVVYTALTLVASVALWPFGMSFIYGVPAIVLGVLFLKQAWDLYGQARRGEKVRPMKMFHWSTTYLTLLFVAIAIDAVI
- the tkt gene encoding transketolase, whose product is MAELSWSDLDKRAVDTIRVLAMDAVEKSGNGHPGTAMSLAPAAYLLFQKVMRHDPADPHWLGRDRFVLSCGHSSLTLYIQLYLSGYGLQLSDLQQLRQWGSLTPGHPEYKHTRGVETTTGPLGQGIANAVGMAMAARRERGLLDPEPAVGQSIFDHNIFVFASDGDIEEGISHEASAIAGHQKLGNLIMIYDDNEISIEDDTRIAKSEDVVARYAAYGWHTARVDWTRTGKYEEDVEALWQAVQDARAETDRPSFIALRTIIGWPAPNKQNTGKIHGSALGADEVAATKKILGFNPDASFDVNDEVLAHARAVGDRGGDLHAAWQQRFDAWSTANPERAALLKRLLARTLPEGWTASLPEWPAGSKAIATRAASGEVLNKLAPVLPELWGGSADLAESNNTTMKGEPSFIPAEFATKEFPGHEYGRTLHFGIREHAMGGILNGIALHGKTRPYGGTFLVFSDYMRPSVRLASLMGLPVTYVWTHDSIGLGEDGPTHQPIEHLSALRAIPGLDVVRPADANETAYAWRAALEHVDRPTGLVLTRQALPVLDPASVSYEDFTKGAYVLAEAGNGKPQVIIMATGSEVPIALTARERLEADGLATRVVSVPCQEWFRAQDREYRDLILPPSVRARVSVEAAVEMSWRDLVGPDGESVSIEHYGASAPYQVLFEKFGFTPDNVVAAARASLSRIGAIKGETTGN
- a CDS encoding glucose-6-phosphate isomerase, with the translated sequence MSEVEFAAGLAVRADSVDTPVATQARDELVAAGVPAKLAAQDPSLWGPAAEAEASVRLGWLNAAEISRALLPQLAELATELADLDHVVLAGMGGSSLAPEVISRTLGRPLTVLDTTDPHQVRAAIADRLDRTVVVVASKSGSTVETDSHRRAYWQAFLDAGLSEAEAGRRFVIVTDPGSPLEQTAREMGAFVVLADPNVGGRYSALTAFGLVPTALAGVDVADLLDQAQALTPSLAEADGNPALALGTLLGAAAQAGRDKVSLAEDGSGIVGLGDWAEQLIAESTGKQGLGILPVVVESPTAPGATGDDVLTVLVGGPQDVTAPATPGTVAVNGPLGAQFLAWEYATAIAGRVIGIDPFDQPNVTESKENTKKILESGTPMVAATFTDGPVAGYSSAEVSDVESALRWLTEQVGPDGYVAVMAYLDRVADAQAAEVRPLLATATGRPVTFGWGPRFLHSTGQFHKGGPQVGAFLQITGAVTDDLPVPGRPYTFGELQAAQAAGDRQALAGRGRPLLHLHLNDRRAGVARLLDAARILGA
- the tal gene encoding transaldolase; translation: MAGNLAKLSAAGVAVWLDDISRERLVGSGRSIGPKGVSPEDRRTAGTDHSGAGGGLDKLRTEQHVVGVTSNPTIFAAALAGSELYAEQLHDLAVRKVTVDEAARMITTYDVRWACDVMRPAYDASEGTDGRVSIEVDPRLAMATDATVAEAKQLWWLVDRENLFIKIPATEPGLPAITQTLAHGISVNVTLIFSLERYRAVMDAWLTGLEQAKANGHDLTKLESVASFFVSRVDTEVDKRLEKIGTPEALALRGKAAVANARLAYQAFLEVAGGERWAALKAAGARPQRPLWASTGTKNPDYSDVLYVDELIAPGTVNTMPEKTMRAADDHSAVSADTITTHFVEAQQVLDDLRAVGVDMDDVVEVLETEGVEKFETSWTELLDGIAAKLEQA
- a CDS encoding ATP-grasp domain-containing protein — protein: MNNPLLVGDATRAQARVALVTCRDLPALEDDDRLLLAPLAERGVTAEPVSWDDAEADWAAYDLIVLRSPWDYFYRYAEFLEWIGRLPAGRVLNPAGVVRWNTDKRYLRELAEAGVPVVPTQWIDAGDTFTPPAGEYVVKPAVSAGSKDTGRYGPDDTDLARAHVQRLQQAGRLVMVQPYLPAVDTYGETALLHFSSPESGELEFSHAIRKGPMLAGPDTGTDGLYVPEAITARDPSEAEFALAKQVLAAAPTGLLYARVDVIPGIDGSPVLVELELTEPSVFLAYADGAAERFADAIVARLS